The nucleotide sequence GAGGGGCGGCGCCCAGAAGGCTCCCAAACCCAGAGGCATTCCCAGCTCTGCAGCGCAGGGGTTAACTCTGCCGTTGGCACTGTGTGTTTTAAAACAAGAAGCCCAAAATCTCTTTAATGAATCAAGACAGGATCAGAAAACTGGCAGGAGTTTAAACCAAAGTGTTAACGTGGTTTGGTGGAAGTTATGTATTACCACATATAaccagatggatggatggatggatggaaggatggacggACGGGTGGAAGTAGGAAGTcaaggagggaaggaatggaaACACAAGACggttaaaaaggaaagaattcagaaaatctATAAACTCTGATATGGAAAGATGCCTAAAAAAATATCATTGGTGAAAAACCACTGTGCAGAGGAGTgggtccttccttccttttttttaggCTTCAGTTAGAGACACCGACACTCAATCAATAGGCAGATAGCTGCTAGACATATTCCAGGAAGATTTCCAGACACATCCAACAGAAACGGTCAGCGGCAAGTGTTAATCtctggggagggggaatggggccAAGAGGGGGCGGGGTCCTTTCCCTCTCAGTCCGCTCTCTCCAGTGCTATCTGAATCTTccttttacaataaaaacaaaggcCGCCACCGACAGCGGGGGCGGAGGGCTGGCAGCCCAGCGAGTGGAAGGCAAGCTCTGCGCAAGGGGTCATCCTGAGTTCACAGCTGGCTGTGCAGGCGGGGCCCCAGCCTGGGAGGAGGCGCCAGGCTCCCGAGTGAATGAAGCCGCCTCCTCCAGGGAAAACCTGATGGGTGTCTGTGGTGGGATGACAAatggccctcctccctccaccctgcaGAGCCGGGCTCCGGGTTGTGATTCCTGGCCAAGGCTCCATCTTCTCCCACAGAAACTGCTCTTGCTGTGGGGAGCGGATGGTGGGAACAAAGAACCCCTACCTGGGGATTCTGGGGCCAGGAAGGGGACACTGTTTGAGGCTGAGGAGCACCTTCCTTTCTCAAGGCCCCCGCCCTGCCAGAGCCTCTGTCTGCTAGATTCCATCAATGACACTGGTTTTAAACTGGGCCTGAGATTTCCTCTTAATGGATGAAGGCAGTAGAGAAAAACCAAGCCCACCATTTCCACCCGAATGATAGCCCTGCTGCCTGTGGGTCACGTCAAATCTGAACAGAGCAGGCTGGAAATGTGAGCTGCGTGGTCCTGGGCTATGCGGATGTAAATCCCTccacccctcagccacagggccattTCAGGTGCTTCTGGGCATGGACTGCGATGGCCATAGGGGCCAGACAATGGACTATGGCGGCCGGTGGCACAAGGCCCTCTATAcctaattttatagttttctactttttataaaGGCACAGACACAAAGATGTTTCTTTCCTCCAAAGCAGAGGTTCTCAAGCTCTGGTTGCATCAACACCACCTGGCCGGCTTCCTGAAACCCAGATGGCTGGTCCGCTCCCAGGGTTTCTGGTTCAGCCCAGGAGTGAGGCCGGAGAATTGGTGTCTCTAGCAAGTTCTTGTGATGCTGCAGCTGCTCTCCGCTCTGGGAACCAGGGCTCTAAGGGAGGGACCCACAGCGCACACAAGCCGCCACTGATCCTCGACTCTGGAGGAGGGGGGACAGTGACGGGAAACTGGAGAACGTCCCATCTAAAGGGAGCCACCGTGACACTGTCCCGGGGATCCGCACGGCACAGGAAAATACAGGCAGCCAAGAGTTTTCAGCAATCTTGactttttttggtaagaacagCCAGAAATATGAATTTTTCTATGAAATCTTACAATTTGGGGCTATCATTGGCAACTGtctgaaatttttcaaacattGTGCAGGTCAAACGAAACACATGCGTAGGCCGATTTCACCTCTGGCTGGgaactgtgtgtgtgttcccGTGGAGAAGAGGCGGGAGCAGACATCTCTGAGCCAGTGAGCCTCGGGACCCGTTGGGGAGGGATGTCACCCTGACCTTGCCTCTCCCAGCAAGGGCTCCCTGTGGCCTGTCAGGGCCACAACTAGCTCCCTGCCAGGTCCTCATCACCTCCTCTTCCCTGGCCATATTCTGCACTCCAGCCACGCTGAAGTCTTCGCAGACTGCACCTCTCACCTCCAGGAGCCACCTCCCAACCAGGACTTTTCTGACCTCTGGGCCTTTGTGCACATGGTTCCCCCAGTCTGGAATGCTCTTATCCCTTCTCCACATCTGCCCTAATTTGTACTTGTCCTTCAAGGCCCTGCTCAGCTGTGACCTCCCCTGGGGAACCTTCCATGACCACTGCTCCCCGCTCCTGCCCTGCTGAGCTTCCACCATTACACTGGGCTGTACCCGTCTGAAgacatgtctgtctcctccaccggCCTGGGTGCTCCAGGAGGCCCTGCTGCCTCTGTGTCCGCAGggctgagcccagggcctggtgggACAGGTCTGAAACAGCATTTACCAAGCGCTGTTCTcttggccttggccttggccttggccttgCTCTCATCCCCTTTCTGTTTGGCTACTTCCTGTCTATCCTTCAAGCCCCAGCGCAGACTCCACTTCCTGTGAGAACTTTCCCTGACCTGGGAGGGGCCATCCTCTGCCTGTCCTCCGTCCCTCAGCACACCATCACCAAACTACTGGCTGCTCTGGTCTGCCTCTCCCACCACACTgaactccaggagggcaggaagcTTGCGCGATGCATTTCAGTAACATGGGGGCTGCAAAGACAGAGTGGGCCCCTGGAAATGCCTGTAGGACTAAGAGAGGAATGAACAAAACGGGTGAACGAATGATCCCAGGTGAGAAATGAGACCCTGGTAATGTGCTAGGAAGAACAAGTTAGAACGACGCCAGCCTGATGCTGAGGACAACCCGCCTCCTCTGGCCCCTGCTCCTAGCAGTGTGTGCAGAGCACGAGAGCAGCAGTGGTGACCCAGCAGCCACCTCGCCAGGACCCAGGCCCTAGAGACCTCAGCCAGCGCGGCCCCTTGGCCTGCAGCTCCCCCGTTCACAAGCCTCAGGTGGCATAGCTGCTCTAATTCTACGACCCTAGACCCTCCCCAGCCACACTCTAGAGAGGCCCACCATCCAGCAGGGCAGCCCGAGGGAAAGGCTTCTCTGCAAGGCAGGGGCCAAGGGAAGGCCCAGCAGAGGGGCCGTCCCTCCGCCAACAGCCAACAGCAAGGTGAGTGAGTGGCTGTCTGCTTGGGACGGGGTTGCCCCGAGTCCTTAGACAGCAGAGGTGACCATGAATCCTGCCCAGTTTCATGCAGGCTGCCCAGCTGCTGGGCTCCCTGAGCAGCTCACCTACCTGTCCTAATGCTGGGTTGAGAGAAGGTGGCCACATGCCACTTCCTTTGTGTCCCAAACCCACCCTGCCACCCCCTTTCTTTACAATTAAGTGCAggggtcacctcctccaggactcCTTCTGGGATCCCTCTTCTGGGTGCTCACTTTTGTCACCACTGATCTCACTCTGTtctgactgtgtgtgtgtctccaccACAAAGACTGTGAGTTCCTGGGCGTCAGGGACTGGGACCTGCTCCGCTGTGTCCCTGCGCCTGGTGCCGCGATCAGCACGAGAGGAAAGCGGCAGATGTGGTGCAGTGATTAATGTAATGGCCGGGACTCTGGGGCCGACAGACCAAGTTCAGATCCTCCCTCTGCCACCTACTCAGTGTCCCCAAGGTCCCACAACAAGAaattctgcctcagttttcttatctgtaaatgggGTTGAAACGGTATTGTGAAGCCTGAGTTAAAATACAATGTGAGCAGTGAAACAGCATTTACCAAGCGCTGTTCTCTTGGCCTTGGCCTTGCTCTCATCCCCTTTCTGTTTGGCTACTTCCTGTCTATCCTTCAAGCCCCAGGGCAGACTCCACTTCCTGTGAGAACTTTCCCTGACCTGGGAGGGGCCATCCTCTGCCTGTCCTCCGTCCCGTCCCGTCCCGTGTcgtccctcccccccccccgcccccgtgtACAGTGAGCACCTGATGAGGGTGAGCCAGTATCACTAGCTGAGCAGAGATGTCCCGTGCATTAATGGATGAGGGAGGGAACGAAAGAGCCGAGATGATTAGCCAAGTACTAGCCAGCACATTCCAGAGGCTGCAATGACCCCAAATAGACATGTCTGAAGTACTCTGTGAGCACCCCCCGAGGGAGCTGGGGACAAGGATCACGGTGCAGTTCCATGCAGCAGGTCGGGCTTGGAAAGGCAGGCCCCTCCTCACGGAGCCAGAGCCTGTCTGAAGGTGTCCTTTCCCACTGGAGCCTCTGGGCAGATACGAGCGAGGCCAGGGCCTTTTAAAGGCACAGCCTGACATTTCCCTACAACAATAGTGTTTTCTCCCACTAGTGGCCTCTCCAAGGACAGTCCCTGCTGGCCACCCCCTCTCCCACCATCATTCCAAACTCGAACTCCTGACCATCTTCAGATGAAGcaacaatgtgtgtgtgtttgtgtgtgtgtgcgtgtgtgtgtgaggcctCGGGGCCTGGGGTTCCTTACTCCCAGACACCAGCACTCCTTCAGCCACAGTCCTAACAAACCTCAGCCATCTGGTTTCTGCAAAGGCTACCAGCAGAGAGGGCCCTGGCTTCAAAGTCCAAAggcccagggttcaaatcctcTCTCTTGCCAGTCTCTCCCCGCTGGAGCCTCAGTTATTTCATAACACGGGGTCACTAATCCTGCCCCCCTGGGCTGTGGGGTAAAAGAACTGGCACAGCACAGGGCAGACAGCTAACCCTCCGTACAGAGTGGGAGGGGAAgacaggagggaagggggaggggaaggcgaGGCCCTCATCCTAAGCTAGGTGGCTCCCTGGGGGAGAGCTTAAACCAGCTGTGGATCCAAGACTGGGAAAGGGAGACCAGGGGCACCCTGACCTCCCAGCGACCTGAGAACGCTGACGAGGCCTGGGCTGACCTTCCGGAGTCTGCTGTGGCAGCGCTAATTGGGGTCTCCCGGTCACCAGCTTCCCACCCTGGGGGCAGGaggctccctccccttcccccctccccagctgccaGCGGGGGGGATGCAGGCACTGACCTCCTGAGGGGGTGTTGGCTGCGAGGTTCAAAGGAAGCTCGGAGGGCAAAGGAGGAGggggggacgggggaggggggATGGCCAGAAGCCAAAGCCCAGTtttggaaggaggaggggcaggtcAGAAGGCTTGCGCCAGGGCCAGGGGTCACGTGCCTGCTGCTTCCTAGAGTGGCTTCCCACTGGGTCCTGTAGGAAGCTTACACTTCAGAGGGGCTCCCtggtttctgctttctttcctcccttccttctctccttcctccaccaggccagcccttgccTGAATTCCGGCCCGGCCCCTCCCTAGCTGTGCTACTCGGGGGCATGCTGGTTCATCTCTTTGagactgtttcctcatctgtaaaatgggtgtactCATACCTCCCTCAAAGGCGGCTGTGGGATTAGGTGAAGTCAAATGTCTAAAGCCCCTGGCTGGCTGGGTGCCCAGACACAGCCGAGAATCAACTAACCGCAGCTTTCATAACTCTTACCATCCGGTTAGGATGGGGGGGGGGCGTGCTTCATGAGTCAGTGCTGCCTACCTTGGGGGCTGGGAGTGCCAGGATCTCTGGTGCCCAAGCACACAAGGGCCCTTGCGCCCCACTCAAATGAACTAGCTTAGCCTTTGGGTAGGCCCCCTGGGCAAGAGATGCCCGGATGTACACAAAACCTCACCATGCACTTGCGGTCATCTATGCCCGTCAGATCCTCCTCAAACTCCTTCCCAACCTGGAAGTCCATGATGTAGTTCCTAAAAGTGCTCAGCGTTCGGATGATCATATGGTCGCCGTCCTGCACGATCTCTTTGTCTGGCTTCAGCAAGTTGGCGATTTTGCGTAGTGCCACATTGACATCTGTAGGATGGCGGGGGCAGAGAGTTGGCCGAAAAACTCAGAGAATTGTTCCCAAAGTAGCCGGGGCCCCAGTTTTCCCCACCCTCCCCGGGGAAAACAGCTGGGGTTCCCTGCTCGCTTAGCGCTGTCTGCGCGCAGCCggtctgtgtctttttcttttctttctgtttttgcaaCAAAGTTTTTTGCCTTTATTCTAACCCTGCAAAAACTAAAGCTAGTAAACCAAAACCTGCTTTCCTAATGAAACTACCCGCGTCTGGAGCCAACTATCAGACGTTTGCCACCAATTAACCCTAACAACCCCGATCTCCAGGTCGCAGCCTGCCGGCCGCTCTCAGAGCCACGGCGCCGGCCGCCCTTCCTGCGGCCCGGGGGCCCGGGGCGGCGCTCGCCCGGGCGGAGGCAGGCGACAGCGGATCCGGAGGCTTGGGGGGTCCCCACGCCCCCGCCACCAGTGGCTCGCCCCGGGCGCAGGGCGGTGGGCAGCGCTTACCGAGCGCGCGCAGGTACTCCTCGAAATTCTCGTTGGCCAGCATCTTCCAGTACCCGGTGAAGTCGACCGGCATTTCGTGGGGCGACTGGGGCGAGACGGCCACGGAGCGGCGGGAGCAGCGTCGGCTGTGCCGGGGCAGCGGCTGCCGAGGCGGGCGGGCTGGTGGGCGGCCCGGAAATGCGCGCCCTCCCGGGCCAGGGGGCTGCGTGGGGCGGCGACAGCAGGATGCCGAGCGCGCACAAAGCCCGCGGGAGGATCCCCGGGAGCCCTCGCTCCTCCCCTCCGTGCGGGCGGGGCGGGCCCCCGGAGGGCCAGGTTCGCCCCGGGCCCGCGGCCGCCTCCATTCGGACCTTCAGTTCGCTTCCTCGGGAAGGAAGTGCAGATGCGGGGTTTGCTGTACGGGCCCCAACTCTTCGGTTCCTGCGGGATTCCTTCAAACACCACGAACTTCTCACATTC is from Equus przewalskii isolate Varuska chromosome 15, EquPr2, whole genome shotgun sequence and encodes:
- the RBP1 gene encoding retinol-binding protein 1 isoform X1 codes for the protein MPVDFTGYWKMLANENFEEYLRALDVNVALRKIANLLKPDKEIVQDGDHMIIRTLSTFRNYIMDFQVGKEFEEDLTGIDDRKCMTTVSWDGDKLECVQKGEKEGRGWTQWIEGDELHLEMRVQGVVCKQVFKKVH
- the RBP1 gene encoding retinol-binding protein 1 isoform X2, producing MPVDFTGYWKMLANENFEEYLRALDVNVALRKIANLLKPDKEIVQDGDHMIIRTLSTFRNYIMDFQTTVSWDGDKLECVQKGEKEGRGWTQWIEGDELHLEMRVQGVVCKQVFKKVH